A region from the Sandaracinus amylolyticus genome encodes:
- a CDS encoding DUF1592 domain-containing protein: MRFRSLTALAVLSLAACDGSLLDPRGSGPGTVDGWGPEGPSGPGGPTVPAEPGRVTMRRLNRSELDHTVRDLLGIERQVSTDFPADDRGYGYDNNGDVLSTSALHVELLASSAEEWIDEALGTAEAPGPGRERMLTCDVATGGESCARTILTTFTRRAWRRPATDAEITRLLSVHEIAQMHGDGWPEGVRLALIATLISPHFLYRVELDDPAVDGPERVSDYELASRLSYFLWASAPDDELLDLAADGVLHDEATLRAQAERMLDDARARSLVDDFAGQWLYTRLIPDHDADDGTFPDWTPELARSAQGEMERFFAAFLEEDRPVEDMLTASFGFVDDRLAAHYGVEIPEGTTRDEQGFARVMLPDTRSAGLLSRAGVLAVTSQPNRTSPVKRGVWVLEQILCSPPPPPPPGVEGLEATEPREGETLRERFERHRSDPVCASCHSVMDPIGFGLERYDAIGRYRETDNDGTIDDSGLLPGFGEFTGASELGAMISSDPRFPRCVTRQMMTYALGRGVEHRSDEAWVDMLTEDMLANGGTLRALILEIVTSPPFRMRGADHGAEDE, translated from the coding sequence ATGCGCTTTCGCTCCCTCACCGCGCTCGCGGTGCTCTCGCTCGCCGCGTGCGACGGGTCGCTGCTCGATCCACGCGGCAGCGGTCCCGGCACGGTCGACGGCTGGGGTCCAGAAGGCCCGAGCGGTCCCGGTGGCCCCACCGTCCCGGCCGAGCCCGGCCGCGTGACGATGCGCCGGCTCAACCGGAGCGAGCTCGACCACACGGTGCGCGACCTGCTCGGCATCGAGCGCCAGGTCAGCACCGACTTCCCCGCCGACGATCGCGGCTACGGCTACGACAACAACGGCGACGTGCTCTCGACCTCGGCGCTCCACGTGGAGCTGCTCGCGAGCAGCGCGGAGGAGTGGATCGACGAGGCGCTCGGCACCGCCGAAGCGCCCGGGCCCGGCCGCGAGCGCATGCTGACTTGCGACGTCGCGACCGGCGGCGAGTCGTGCGCGCGCACGATCCTCACCACGTTCACGCGCCGCGCGTGGCGCCGCCCCGCGACCGACGCGGAGATCACGCGCCTGCTCTCGGTGCACGAGATCGCGCAGATGCACGGCGACGGCTGGCCCGAGGGCGTGCGCCTCGCGCTGATCGCGACGCTGATCTCGCCGCACTTCCTCTACCGCGTCGAGCTCGACGATCCCGCGGTCGACGGGCCCGAGCGCGTGTCGGACTACGAGCTCGCGTCGCGCCTCTCCTATTTCCTCTGGGCGAGCGCGCCCGACGACGAGCTGCTCGACCTCGCGGCAGACGGCGTGCTCCACGACGAAGCGACGCTGCGCGCGCAGGCCGAGCGCATGCTCGACGACGCGCGCGCCCGCTCGCTCGTCGACGACTTCGCGGGCCAGTGGCTCTACACGCGCCTCATCCCCGATCACGACGCCGACGACGGCACGTTCCCCGACTGGACGCCGGAGCTCGCGCGCTCGGCGCAGGGCGAGATGGAGCGCTTCTTCGCCGCGTTCCTCGAGGAGGATCGGCCGGTCGAGGACATGCTCACCGCGAGCTTCGGCTTCGTCGACGATCGCCTCGCGGCGCACTACGGCGTCGAGATTCCGGAAGGCACGACGCGCGACGAGCAGGGCTTCGCGCGGGTCATGCTGCCCGACACGCGCAGCGCGGGCCTGCTCTCGCGCGCCGGCGTGCTCGCGGTCACGTCGCAGCCGAACCGCACGTCGCCGGTGAAGCGCGGCGTGTGGGTGCTCGAGCAGATCCTCTGCTCGCCGCCGCCTCCGCCGCCGCCCGGCGTCGAAGGCCTCGAGGCGACCGAGCCGCGCGAGGGCGAGACGCTGCGCGAGCGCTTCGAGCGGCACCGCAGTGATCCGGTCTGCGCGTCGTGCCACTCGGTGATGGATCCGATCGGCTTCGGCCTCGAGCGCTACGACGCGATCGGTCGTTATCGCGAGACCGACAACGACGGCACGATCGACGACAGCGGGCTGCTCCCCGGGTTCGGCGAGTTCACGGGCGCGAGCGAGCTCGGCGCGATGATCTCGAGCGACCCGCGCTTCCCGCGCTGCGTCACGCGCCAGATGATGACCTACGCGCTCGGCCGCGGTGTCGAGCACCGCAGCGACGAAGCGTGGGTCGACATGCTCACCGAGGACATGCTCGCGAACGGCGGGACGCTGCGCGCGCTGATCCTCGAGATCGTGACCAGCCCCCCGTTCCGCATGCGCGGCGCCGATCACGGCGCGGAGGACGAGTGA
- a CDS encoding MopE-related protein, which translates to MRASSVFALACLVLLSACSSRPVTTTDAGNEDGGPPADGGPRACDVDSDCDDGVACSVEICAEGVCRWHLDHASCADDVFCDGAERCDPVDGCIEGRRESCDDGDVCTVDRCVESEASCTHAARDLDDDGDVDMFCDGGNDCDDADPTVSSGTDERCGNRRDDDCDGDVDEDACATAPHDTCDDPLDVSAGGSFVIEARELRGDYLGCGILECRDFVARFTIDEAQDVEIIAADPGDDWAYTEVALRRGCDDATTEIDDVTGFPATLRYRALEPGTYFVLAGAERNFGSGATDQLTLDVTFSPDTTPPTNETCASALDVGAGGTFTADFIDTRDDLALECGEDDWPELVYAITTSARADLRVTLDGFARLGLSVRSACGDATSALGCVVLEPHEDRVRVFPDVPAGTHYFVLELRSIPEAIAQITIEALPAAP; encoded by the coding sequence ATGAGGGCTTCGTCCGTCTTCGCGCTCGCTTGCCTCGTCCTGCTCTCGGCGTGCTCGTCACGGCCCGTCACGACCACCGACGCGGGGAACGAGGACGGCGGACCTCCGGCCGACGGCGGGCCTCGCGCGTGCGACGTCGACTCCGATTGCGACGACGGCGTCGCGTGCAGCGTCGAGATCTGCGCAGAAGGCGTGTGCCGCTGGCATCTCGATCACGCGTCGTGCGCCGACGACGTGTTCTGCGACGGCGCCGAGCGCTGCGATCCCGTCGACGGATGCATCGAAGGGCGCCGCGAGAGCTGCGACGACGGCGACGTGTGCACGGTCGATCGCTGCGTCGAGAGCGAGGCGAGCTGCACACACGCGGCGCGCGATCTCGACGACGACGGCGACGTCGACATGTTCTGCGACGGCGGCAACGACTGCGACGACGCCGATCCCACCGTGTCCTCGGGCACCGACGAGCGCTGCGGCAACCGTCGCGACGACGACTGCGACGGAGACGTCGACGAGGACGCGTGCGCGACCGCGCCCCACGACACCTGCGACGATCCGCTCGACGTGTCGGCGGGTGGATCGTTCGTGATCGAGGCGCGCGAGCTGCGTGGCGACTATCTCGGCTGCGGCATCCTCGAGTGCCGCGACTTCGTCGCGCGGTTCACGATCGACGAAGCGCAGGACGTCGAGATCATCGCGGCGGATCCCGGCGACGACTGGGCGTACACCGAGGTCGCGCTGCGCCGCGGGTGCGACGACGCGACGACCGAGATCGACGACGTGACCGGGTTTCCCGCGACGCTGCGATATCGCGCGCTCGAGCCCGGCACGTACTTCGTGCTCGCGGGCGCGGAGCGGAACTTCGGATCGGGGGCGACCGACCAGCTCACGCTCGACGTGACGTTCTCGCCCGACACCACGCCGCCGACGAACGAGACGTGCGCGAGCGCGCTCGACGTGGGCGCGGGCGGGACGTTCACCGCGGACTTCATCGACACGCGCGACGACCTCGCGCTCGAGTGCGGCGAGGACGACTGGCCCGAGCTCGTCTACGCGATCACGACGAGCGCGCGCGCGGATCTGCGCGTCACGCTCGACGGCTTCGCGCGCCTCGGGCTCTCCGTGCGCAGCGCGTGCGGCGACGCGACGTCGGCGCTCGGCTGCGTCGTGCTCGAGCCCCACGAGGATCGCGTGCGGGTGTTCCCCGACGTGCCCGCGGGCACGCACTACTTCGTGCTCGAGCTGCGGAGCATCCCCGAGGCGATCGCGCAGATCACGATCGAGGCGCTTCCCGCCGCGCCCTGA
- the fadI gene encoding acetyl-CoA C-acyltransferase FadI, producing MARGTNGNGTRVAVVAGLRTPFAKQSSAYKNMSALELGQAVVNELLVRTGVSPSEIEQVVYGQVLPSIAAPNIAREIVLGTGMPRNIEAFSVSRACATSYQSTVSIAEAILTGAIDCGLSGGADSSTDVPITVSKKLSAALLDASKAKTLGERLKAFSKLSPKDLVPVPPAIVEYSTGLSMGESAEKMAKENHISRAAQDELAHQSHTKAANAWKQGWLADEVMTVYVQNGKGLEPYAKDNLVRDESKLESYTKLKPAFDRKYGTITAGNASPLTDGASALLLMREDKAKALGLTPLGYIKSYAFAALDPRGQMLMGPSYATPIALDRAGVKLKDLDVIDMHEAFAAQVLSNTQAFASKKFAEEKLGRSEAIGEIDPAKFNPTGGSIAIGHPFAATGARQITQTLRELKRRGGNLGLVTACAAGGIGAAMILEVN from the coding sequence ATGGCCAGGGGAACGAACGGAAACGGCACGCGCGTGGCGGTCGTCGCGGGGCTGCGCACCCCGTTCGCGAAGCAGAGCTCGGCGTACAAGAACATGTCCGCGCTCGAGCTCGGGCAGGCGGTCGTGAACGAGCTGCTGGTGCGCACCGGCGTGTCGCCGAGCGAGATCGAGCAGGTCGTGTACGGGCAGGTGCTGCCCTCGATCGCCGCGCCGAACATCGCGCGCGAGATCGTGCTCGGCACCGGGATGCCGCGGAACATCGAGGCCTTCAGCGTCAGCCGCGCGTGCGCGACCAGCTACCAGAGCACCGTGAGCATCGCGGAGGCGATCCTCACCGGCGCGATCGACTGCGGCCTCAGCGGCGGCGCGGACAGCTCGACCGACGTGCCGATCACGGTGAGCAAGAAGCTCAGCGCGGCGCTGCTCGACGCGAGCAAGGCGAAGACGCTGGGCGAGCGCCTCAAGGCGTTCAGCAAGCTCTCGCCGAAGGATCTCGTCCCGGTGCCGCCCGCGATCGTCGAGTACTCGACGGGCCTCTCGATGGGCGAGAGCGCGGAGAAGATGGCGAAGGAGAACCACATCTCGCGCGCCGCGCAGGACGAGCTCGCGCACCAGTCGCACACCAAGGCCGCGAACGCCTGGAAGCAGGGCTGGCTCGCGGACGAGGTGATGACCGTCTACGTGCAGAACGGGAAGGGCCTCGAGCCGTACGCGAAGGACAACCTCGTGCGCGACGAGAGCAAGCTCGAGAGCTACACGAAGCTGAAGCCCGCGTTCGACCGCAAGTACGGCACGATCACCGCGGGCAACGCGTCGCCGCTCACCGACGGCGCGAGCGCGCTGCTGCTGATGCGCGAGGACAAGGCGAAGGCGCTCGGCCTCACGCCGCTCGGCTACATCAAGAGCTACGCGTTCGCGGCGCTCGATCCGCGCGGGCAGATGCTGATGGGCCCGAGCTACGCGACGCCGATCGCGCTCGATCGCGCGGGCGTGAAGCTGAAGGACCTCGACGTGATCGACATGCACGAGGCCTTCGCGGCGCAGGTGCTCTCGAACACGCAGGCGTTCGCGAGCAAGAAGTTCGCGGAGGAGAAGCTCGGGCGCAGCGAGGCGATCGGCGAGATCGACCCCGCGAAGTTCAACCCGACGGGCGGCTCGATCGCGATCGGTCATCCGTTCGCCGCGACGGGCGCGCGGCAGATCACCCAGACGCTGCGCGAGCTCAAGCGGCGCGGCGGCAATCTCGGCCTCGTCACGGCGTGTGCGGCGGGCGGCATCGGCGCGGCGATGATCCTGGAGGTCAACTGA
- a CDS encoding AI-2E family transporter: MSRTERVAELAECLSTCQCENRSHDIRLPSSDWHSRISPSRHASRLVLSAMTDDTREGAVRAAKIIVIGLGGVALAYVLGAPLVHYAAVLACALLLGIAMWAIASAVSRRLHLPYRASLALTLLALVGLVVAFSMWTGPQIAAQVDDLEIAVRDGVERARTWVEETPLARRIRERVGGMDDQLAARSGEMLGSVQRSVASGLGALADTVIVIFLAVFFAATPRRYVDGLLMLAPRPRRDRLREVIHATVGTLRSWFAARLFLMTVIGVAFGVGLALLGVPLALPIGVITGALAFIPFIGAILALVPAVAVAFLQGPEKALQVLVLYLVIQFLETNLLDPVVESRAVNLPPALVVLAQLVTVVYLGPVGVLVATPLLVVVVVAVRMLYVEDVLGEPAAPHGERRGLFRWRPRRAHREASAAT, encoded by the coding sequence GTGAGCAGAACGGAGCGAGTCGCAGAGTTAGCAGAGTGCCTATCGACGTGCCAGTGCGAGAATCGATCTCACGATATCCGACTGCCATCCTCCGACTGGCACTCTCGCATCAGTCCCTCACGGCACGCTTCGCGCTTGGTGCTCTCCGCGATGACCGACGACACGCGTGAGGGCGCCGTCCGCGCGGCGAAGATCATCGTGATCGGCCTCGGCGGGGTGGCGCTCGCGTACGTCCTCGGCGCCCCGCTGGTGCACTACGCCGCAGTGCTCGCGTGCGCGCTGCTGCTCGGCATCGCGATGTGGGCAATCGCGAGCGCGGTCTCGCGCCGTCTGCACCTCCCGTATCGCGCGTCGCTCGCGCTCACGCTGCTCGCGCTGGTCGGCCTCGTCGTCGCGTTCTCGATGTGGACGGGGCCGCAGATCGCGGCGCAGGTCGACGACCTCGAGATCGCCGTGCGCGACGGTGTCGAGCGCGCGCGCACGTGGGTCGAGGAGACGCCGCTTGCGCGGCGCATCCGCGAGCGCGTCGGGGGCATGGACGATCAGCTCGCCGCGCGCTCCGGCGAGATGCTCGGCTCCGTGCAGCGCAGCGTCGCCAGCGGGCTCGGCGCGCTCGCCGACACGGTCATCGTGATCTTCCTGGCCGTCTTCTTCGCGGCGACGCCGCGTCGCTACGTGGACGGCTTGCTGATGCTCGCTCCGCGTCCGCGGCGTGATCGCCTGCGCGAGGTGATCCACGCGACCGTCGGCACGCTGCGCTCGTGGTTCGCGGCGCGCCTCTTCCTCATGACGGTGATCGGCGTCGCGTTCGGCGTCGGGCTCGCGCTGCTCGGCGTGCCGCTCGCGCTGCCCATCGGCGTGATCACCGGGGCGCTCGCGTTCATCCCGTTCATCGGCGCGATCCTCGCGCTCGTGCCCGCCGTGGCCGTCGCGTTCCTGCAGGGGCCCGAGAAGGCGCTGCAGGTCTTGGTGCTCTATCTCGTGATCCAGTTCCTCGAGACGAACCTGCTCGACCCCGTCGTCGAGTCGCGCGCCGTGAACCTGCCGCCCGCGCTCGTGGTGCTCGCGCAGCTCGTCACGGTCGTGTACCTCGGGCCGGTCGGCGTGCTCGTCGCGACGCCGCTGCTCGTCGTCGTCGTCGTCGCGGTCCGGATGCTCTACGTGGAGGACGTGCTCGGCGAGCCCGCGGCGCCGCATGGCGAGCGACGCGGGCTCTTCCGTTGGAGGCCGAGACGCGCCCACCGCGAGGCGAGCGCCGCGACGTGA
- a CDS encoding DUF1552 domain-containing protein gives MSAWSKKKLGRRFFLGGAGAAIALPFLPSAARMIEGRSTAHADHASCEDPKRLLAWYVPCGIHMAAWRPTSTGRDFALPEILQPLEPVRAKINVLTGIANMPARPDGPGDHAAGTGSFITATHVVKTEGSDIRNGVSMDQVAAMHIGSCTRFASLELGIDGGGPAGGCDSGYSCAYARNVSWSGPQTPMPKMTDVRAVFDRLFEGFDPTASLAEIERRRAYRTSVLDVALEDANSLRPRLGTTDQRKLDEYLTAVREVELRISSEETLVCEIPGRPATDLDLTARIDVMSDLQAIAMQCDLTRVITFMMANAGSNRSYPFLGISDGHHSLSHHQGNAENHRKLTLIDRWEMERFSYFLQKLDSIEEPGGGTLLDTCAVFLSSEISDGDRHNHDDMPILVAGTANGAWETGRHVVYDGRPPVANLFTTLLNAVGVPSERFGDDGTGPLTI, from the coding sequence ATGTCGGCGTGGAGCAAGAAGAAGCTGGGGCGCCGGTTCTTCCTCGGCGGCGCGGGCGCGGCGATCGCGCTTCCGTTCCTGCCCTCAGCGGCGCGGATGATCGAAGGGCGCAGCACGGCGCACGCGGATCACGCGTCGTGCGAGGACCCGAAGCGGCTGCTCGCGTGGTACGTGCCCTGCGGCATCCACATGGCGGCGTGGCGCCCGACGTCGACGGGGCGCGACTTCGCGCTGCCGGAGATCCTCCAGCCGCTCGAGCCGGTGCGCGCGAAGATCAACGTGCTCACCGGCATCGCGAACATGCCGGCGCGGCCCGACGGCCCGGGTGATCACGCCGCGGGCACCGGCTCGTTCATCACCGCGACGCACGTGGTGAAGACCGAGGGATCCGACATCCGCAACGGCGTCTCGATGGACCAGGTCGCGGCGATGCACATCGGGTCGTGCACGCGCTTCGCGTCGCTCGAGCTCGGCATCGACGGCGGTGGCCCCGCGGGCGGCTGCGACTCCGGCTACTCGTGCGCGTACGCGCGCAACGTGAGCTGGAGCGGCCCGCAGACGCCGATGCCGAAGATGACCGACGTGCGCGCGGTGTTCGATCGCCTGTTCGAGGGCTTCGATCCCACCGCGTCGCTCGCGGAGATCGAGCGTCGTCGCGCGTACCGCACGAGCGTGCTCGACGTCGCGCTCGAGGACGCGAACTCGCTGCGCCCGCGCCTCGGCACGACCGATCAGCGCAAGCTCGACGAGTACCTCACGGCGGTGCGCGAGGTGGAGCTGCGCATCTCGTCGGAGGAGACGCTGGTGTGCGAGATCCCGGGCCGCCCCGCGACGGATCTCGATCTCACCGCGCGCATCGACGTGATGAGCGACCTCCAGGCGATCGCGATGCAGTGCGATCTCACGCGCGTCATCACGTTCATGATGGCGAACGCGGGCAGCAACCGGAGCTATCCGTTCCTCGGCATCAGCGACGGGCACCACAGCCTCTCGCACCACCAGGGCAACGCGGAGAACCACCGCAAGCTCACGCTGATCGATCGCTGGGAGATGGAGCGCTTCTCGTACTTCCTGCAGAAGCTCGACTCCATCGAGGAGCCCGGCGGCGGCACGCTGCTCGACACGTGCGCGGTCTTCCTCTCGAGCGAGATCTCGGACGGCGATCGCCACAACCACGACGACATGCCGATCCTCGTCGCCGGCACCGCGAACGGCGCGTGGGAGACGGGGCGTCACGTCGTGTACGACGGGCGCCCGCCGGTCGCGAATCTCTTCACGACGCTGCTCAACGCGGTCGGTGTCCCGTCGGAGCGCTTCGGCGACGACGGCACCGGTCCGCTGACGATCTGA
- the fadJ gene encoding fatty acid oxidation complex subunit alpha FadJ, with translation MASIQPTGAEALSIEKRDGGVVVLRMDVPGEPVNTLKASFAEDFARVFDELERDTSVKAIVLTSGKKSGFIAGADITMLQKAKTDREAAELSRAGQRALDRIAKLRAPVVAAIHGAALGGGLEVAMACHARIASDDPKTKLGLPEVQLGLLPGAGGTQRLPRLVPIQTALDMLLTGKQLDAKKAKKVGLVDEVVPEAILLEVAVQRAAALAEKSSGPRSAAPKGPKLEGAEKLQEAALTKTPLGRRFLFDQAKKQLLSKTRGNYPGPERILEVVEKGLEKGFEAGLEAEAVAFGELVVSPQAAQLMSIFFATNALKKDTGVDDPSVQPREVHKVGMLGAGLMGAGIAYVTANSAKIPVRLKDKDAEGVARGLSYVKNLVDQKVKRKRLTVREAGEQLSYVTGTTGYDGLRGAEVVVEAVFEDLALKHRVLMDVERECGPQAIFASNTSSIPIGEIAKASTHPETVIGMHYFSPVEKMPLLEIIVTPKTAPWVTATCVELGKKQGKTVIVVNDGVGFYTSRILGPMMNEAAFILAEGVKVEDIDDALMDFGFPVGPITLLDEVGIDVGEKVGHIMHAAFGDRMKPPAGFEKLLADKRFGRKNGRGFYLYGDKKKKGKKQVDATVYGVLGLSPGKQLPKDEIAQRCALQFVNEACLCYGEGILRSARDGDIGAIFGLGFPPFRGGPFRYVDTVGAKEIVRRLERFRDRLGNRFAPAPVLVEMAKTGKTFHGESTIAPGQHKVAAQGAGLGAVA, from the coding sequence ATGGCGAGCATCCAGCCCACGGGAGCGGAGGCGCTCTCGATCGAGAAGCGCGACGGCGGTGTGGTCGTGCTGCGCATGGACGTCCCGGGCGAGCCGGTGAACACGCTCAAGGCGTCGTTCGCCGAGGACTTCGCGCGGGTGTTCGACGAGCTCGAGCGCGACACGAGCGTGAAGGCGATCGTGCTCACGTCGGGCAAGAAGAGCGGCTTCATCGCGGGCGCCGACATCACGATGCTGCAGAAGGCGAAGACCGATCGCGAGGCGGCGGAGCTCTCGCGCGCCGGTCAGCGCGCCCTCGATCGCATCGCGAAGCTCCGTGCGCCGGTGGTCGCGGCGATCCACGGCGCGGCGCTCGGCGGCGGGCTCGAGGTCGCGATGGCGTGCCACGCGCGCATCGCGAGCGACGACCCGAAGACGAAGCTCGGCCTGCCCGAGGTGCAGCTCGGTCTGCTGCCCGGCGCGGGCGGGACGCAGCGCCTGCCGCGCCTCGTGCCGATCCAGACCGCGCTCGACATGCTGCTCACCGGCAAGCAGCTCGACGCGAAGAAGGCGAAGAAGGTCGGGCTCGTCGACGAGGTGGTGCCCGAGGCGATCCTGCTCGAGGTCGCGGTGCAGCGCGCCGCGGCGCTCGCCGAGAAGAGCAGCGGTCCGCGCAGCGCGGCGCCGAAGGGCCCGAAGCTCGAGGGCGCGGAGAAGCTGCAGGAGGCCGCGCTCACGAAGACGCCGCTCGGCCGTCGCTTCCTCTTCGATCAGGCGAAGAAGCAGCTGCTGAGCAAGACGCGCGGCAACTATCCGGGCCCGGAGCGCATCCTCGAGGTCGTCGAGAAGGGCCTCGAGAAGGGCTTCGAGGCGGGGCTCGAGGCGGAGGCGGTCGCGTTCGGCGAGCTCGTGGTCTCGCCGCAGGCCGCGCAGCTGATGAGCATCTTCTTCGCGACGAACGCGCTGAAGAAGGACACCGGCGTCGACGATCCGAGCGTGCAGCCGCGCGAGGTGCACAAGGTCGGGATGCTCGGCGCGGGCCTCATGGGCGCGGGCATCGCGTACGTGACGGCGAACAGCGCGAAGATCCCGGTGCGCCTGAAGGACAAGGACGCGGAGGGCGTCGCGCGCGGCCTCTCGTACGTGAAGAACCTCGTCGACCAGAAGGTGAAGCGGAAGCGCCTCACCGTGCGCGAGGCGGGCGAGCAGCTCTCGTACGTCACCGGCACGACGGGCTACGACGGCCTGCGCGGCGCCGAGGTGGTGGTCGAGGCGGTGTTCGAGGATCTCGCGCTCAAGCACCGCGTGCTGATGGACGTGGAGCGCGAGTGCGGGCCGCAGGCGATCTTCGCGTCGAACACGTCGTCGATCCCGATCGGCGAGATCGCGAAGGCGAGCACGCACCCCGAGACCGTGATCGGCATGCACTACTTCTCGCCGGTCGAGAAGATGCCGCTGCTCGAGATCATCGTGACGCCGAAGACCGCGCCGTGGGTGACCGCGACCTGCGTCGAGCTCGGCAAGAAGCAGGGCAAGACCGTCATCGTGGTGAACGACGGAGTCGGCTTCTACACGTCGCGCATCCTCGGGCCGATGATGAACGAGGCCGCGTTCATCCTCGCGGAGGGCGTGAAGGTCGAGGACATCGACGACGCGCTGATGGACTTCGGGTTCCCGGTCGGTCCGATCACGCTGCTCGACGAGGTCGGCATCGACGTCGGCGAGAAGGTCGGGCACATCATGCACGCCGCGTTCGGCGATCGCATGAAGCCGCCCGCGGGCTTCGAGAAGCTGCTCGCGGACAAGCGCTTCGGGCGCAAGAACGGGCGCGGCTTCTACCTCTACGGCGACAAGAAGAAGAAGGGGAAGAAGCAGGTCGACGCGACCGTGTACGGCGTGCTCGGTCTGTCGCCCGGCAAGCAGCTGCCGAAGGACGAGATCGCGCAGCGCTGCGCGCTGCAGTTCGTGAACGAGGCGTGCCTCTGCTACGGCGAGGGCATCCTCCGCAGCGCGCGCGACGGAGACATCGGCGCGATCTTCGGGCTCGGGTTCCCGCCGTTCCGCGGTGGGCCGTTCCGCTACGTCGACACGGTGGGCGCGAAGGAGATCGTGCGGCGCCTCGAGCGCTTCCGCGATCGCCTGGGCAATCGGTTCGCGCCGGCGCCGGTGCTCGTCGAGATGGCGAAGACGGGCAAGACGTTCCACGGCGAGAGCACGATCGCCCCCGGGCAGCACAAGGTCGCGGCGCAGGGCGCGGGGCTCGGCGCGGTCGCCTGA
- a CDS encoding D-arabinono-1,4-lactone oxidase, whose protein sequence is MSDGEWSDWLGQQRVACEVRRPAKVDAAFEAVEEAVRTSRRIRAAGSGHSTSDVARPSKDAILLSLEHLALDDADWKTWLKGDLALVEPRVRPGEQLVRVAAGQTIRALNLDLAKRRLAMPNLGSYDGQSIYGAIATGTHGTGLGFGPLADQVASIEMIGVEDAGRPVVRHWRIEPTNGITDRDRFYGSSQRGRMSLVQDDEVFRSVVVGLGCFGIVTALTLRVVPAFQLRETCEVMPWSSLKTTLVTRARSAQWLDVTMLPERLDGEHWCQVTVREKRAALPHHVPLTELTPRGDARIREASSREGKDPKELVRCALAAGSHGARIATHRVRELFREDATRTIESESYVVFRTSVGDWIPATSSEIGVDVDRSVEAIDATITHLDAMAKRGFFHVSPIGIRFSRASSHYLAMQHGRDTCTIEAPIPVGNVNVHAIGSPSAADAAPILLGAFERTLIDARFDGRPHWGQRHTVSGGFLLRYPKGPIWARQVARFNRFGLFDNAFTGRMALRR, encoded by the coding sequence GTGAGCGATGGGGAGTGGAGCGACTGGCTCGGACAGCAACGCGTCGCGTGCGAAGTGCGGCGCCCGGCGAAGGTCGATGCGGCCTTCGAGGCGGTCGAGGAAGCGGTGCGCACGAGCCGTCGCATCCGCGCCGCGGGCTCGGGCCACTCCACGTCGGACGTGGCGCGCCCCTCGAAGGACGCGATCCTCCTCTCGCTCGAGCACCTCGCGCTCGACGACGCCGACTGGAAGACGTGGCTCAAGGGCGATCTCGCGCTCGTCGAGCCGCGGGTGCGGCCCGGCGAGCAGCTCGTGCGCGTCGCGGCGGGCCAGACGATCCGCGCGCTCAACCTCGATCTCGCGAAGCGCCGCCTCGCGATGCCGAACCTCGGCTCGTACGACGGACAGTCGATCTACGGCGCGATCGCGACCGGCACCCACGGCACCGGGCTCGGCTTCGGACCGCTCGCGGACCAGGTCGCGTCGATCGAGATGATCGGCGTCGAGGACGCGGGGCGACCGGTCGTGCGCCACTGGCGCATCGAGCCGACGAACGGGATCACCGATCGCGATCGCTTCTACGGCTCGAGCCAGCGCGGTCGCATGTCGCTCGTGCAGGACGACGAGGTGTTCCGAAGCGTCGTGGTCGGGCTCGGCTGCTTCGGGATCGTCACCGCGCTCACGCTGCGCGTGGTGCCTGCGTTCCAGCTGCGCGAGACGTGCGAGGTGATGCCCTGGTCGTCGCTCAAGACGACGCTCGTCACGCGGGCGCGCTCGGCGCAGTGGCTCGACGTGACGATGCTGCCCGAGCGGCTCGACGGTGAGCACTGGTGCCAGGTGACCGTGCGCGAGAAGCGCGCGGCGCTCCCGCATCACGTGCCGCTCACCGAGCTGACGCCGCGCGGAGATGCGCGGATCCGCGAGGCGAGCTCGCGCGAAGGGAAGGACCCGAAGGAGCTGGTGCGCTGTGCGCTCGCCGCGGGATCGCACGGCGCGCGCATCGCGACGCACCGCGTGCGCGAGCTCTTCCGCGAGGACGCGACGCGCACGATCGAGAGCGAGAGCTACGTCGTCTTCCGCACCAGCGTGGGCGACTGGATCCCCGCGACGTCGAGCGAGATCGGCGTGGACGTCGACCGCAGCGTGGAGGCGATCGACGCGACGATCACGCACCTCGACGCGATGGCGAAGCGCGGCTTCTTCCACGTCTCGCCGATCGGGATCCGCTTCTCGCGCGCGTCGTCGCACTACCTCGCGATGCAGCACGGTCGCGACACGTGCACGATCGAGGCGCCGATCCCGGTGGGCAACGTGAACGTGCACGCGATCGGCTCGCCGAGCGCCGCCGATGCGGCGCCGATCCTGCTCGGCGCGTTCGAGCGCACCTTGATCGATGCGCGCTTCGACGGACGGCCACACTGGGGACAGCGTCACACCGTGTCGGGTGGATTCCTGCTCCGGTATCCGAAAGGGCCGATCTGGGCGCGACAGGTCGCGCGGTTCAACCGCTTCGGGCTCTTCGACAACGCGTTCACCGGACGCATGGCGCTGCGACGCTGA